From one Pyxidicoccus sp. MSG2 genomic stretch:
- a CDS encoding glycosyltransferase, with translation MLELVDVGERSLESYRGIAPAHLLAELRKMASGLQGARVLHINATPYGGGVSELLRSEVPLLNDLGLIADWRIIRGEEAFFQVTKAIHNALQGAPRALSEAEQATYLVQAQANAREFMEEYDFVFVHDPQPVALLPLRGKGHTRWIWRCHIDTSHPQPDVWRFIRAFLPDYDAAIFTMAEFVPPDMPIGRLELIPPAIDPLSPKNLTLPRQALQQVLKWIGIRPDRPLVTQVSRFDPWKDPLGVLAAYRLVREEFPDLQLALVGSLALDDPEGWEVYRRIQAETRQDRLVHVFTNLVGVGNIEVNAFQALSDVVIQKSLREGFGLVVSEALWKGTPVVAGRTGGIPLQMADGVGGLLVDTVETCAAAVLSLLRGPEQARMLGERGRERVREHFLIPRLVLNHLTLMAALSAGRPIARPPGWELQRDLVCGMALGESPVEEMVGGVRYGFCSESCRSTFREDPGRYVRAR, from the coding sequence ATGTTGGAACTCGTTGACGTCGGGGAGCGCTCGCTCGAGTCCTATCGCGGCATCGCGCCCGCCCATCTGCTTGCTGAGCTCCGAAAGATGGCGAGCGGGCTCCAGGGAGCGCGAGTTCTCCACATCAACGCCACCCCCTACGGTGGCGGGGTCTCGGAGTTGCTTCGTTCGGAGGTCCCGCTGCTCAATGACCTCGGGCTCATCGCCGACTGGCGCATCATCCGCGGCGAAGAGGCCTTCTTCCAGGTGACGAAGGCCATCCACAACGCGTTGCAGGGGGCACCCCGAGCGTTGAGTGAAGCGGAGCAGGCGACCTACCTCGTCCAGGCCCAGGCCAATGCCAGGGAGTTCATGGAGGAGTACGACTTCGTCTTCGTGCACGACCCGCAGCCGGTGGCTCTGCTGCCCCTTCGGGGCAAGGGACACACGCGGTGGATCTGGCGCTGTCACATCGACACGTCCCATCCCCAGCCGGACGTCTGGCGGTTCATCCGAGCCTTCCTCCCCGACTACGACGCGGCCATCTTCACCATGGCGGAGTTCGTCCCCCCGGACATGCCCATCGGCCGGTTGGAGCTCATCCCGCCTGCAATCGACCCGCTGAGCCCGAAGAACCTCACCCTGCCTCGACAGGCCCTGCAACAAGTCCTGAAATGGATTGGCATCCGTCCGGACAGGCCCCTGGTGACCCAGGTGTCGCGCTTCGATCCGTGGAAGGACCCTCTGGGAGTCCTGGCTGCGTACCGCCTCGTGCGCGAGGAGTTCCCTGACCTCCAGCTCGCGCTCGTGGGCTCACTCGCGCTGGATGACCCGGAAGGATGGGAGGTGTACCGGCGCATCCAGGCGGAGACCCGCCAGGACCGGCTCGTCCATGTCTTCACCAACCTGGTGGGCGTGGGCAACATCGAGGTCAATGCGTTCCAGGCACTCTCGGACGTGGTCATCCAGAAGTCGCTCCGCGAGGGCTTTGGCCTTGTCGTCTCCGAGGCGCTCTGGAAGGGCACCCCTGTCGTCGCGGGCCGCACTGGCGGCATTCCGTTACAGATGGCGGACGGGGTGGGCGGATTGCTGGTGGATACCGTCGAGACCTGCGCGGCCGCGGTACTCTCGCTCCTGCGAGGGCCTGAGCAGGCCCGGATGCTGGGCGAGCGCGGTCGGGAGCGGGTTCGCGAACACTTCCTCATTCCCCGACTCGTCCTCAATCACCTGACGCTGATGGCGGCGCTGTCCGCCGGGCGGCCCATCGCCCGTCCGCCGGGATGGGAACTCCAGCGTGACCTGGTGTGCGGCATGGCGCTCGGCGAATCGCCCGTGGAGGAAATGGTGGGCGGAGTCCGCTACGGCTTCTGCTCGGAGTCCTGCCGCTCCACCTTTCGGGAAGACCCTGGCCGCTACGTCAGGGCGCGCTGA
- a CDS encoding TlpA family protein disulfide reductase has product MRLHRSWRALALCLLVTLCGCRTEPPPSYIRVEGAASVLADVPVSPALLVVFWASWCPPCREETPQLLELAQAPPDGLRVVVFSHDASLEAVGAFFGGPPAPALHLRLDPGEAIGQAFGVDQLPTSILVVDGRLVARFQGPREWNSRGMRRLLEKLMREPVPRAPAPAR; this is encoded by the coding sequence ATGCGCCTCCATCGCTCCTGGCGCGCACTCGCACTCTGCCTGCTGGTGACGCTCTGCGGCTGCCGCACCGAGCCGCCGCCGAGCTACATCCGGGTCGAAGGTGCCGCCTCGGTGCTCGCTGACGTGCCGGTTTCGCCGGCCCTGCTCGTCGTGTTCTGGGCGTCGTGGTGCCCACCCTGCCGAGAGGAGACACCGCAGCTCCTCGAGCTTGCCCAGGCGCCCCCCGATGGCCTGCGCGTCGTGGTCTTCAGCCATGACGCGAGCCTGGAGGCGGTAGGGGCATTCTTCGGCGGGCCGCCAGCGCCGGCCCTGCACCTGCGCTTGGACCCCGGCGAGGCCATCGGCCAGGCGTTCGGAGTGGACCAGTTGCCAACGAGCATCCTCGTGGTGGACGGGCGCTTGGTTGCCCGCTTCCAGGGGCCTCGAGAGTGGAACTCCCGGGGGATGCGGCGCCTTCTGGAGAAGTTGATGCGAGAGCCTGTGCCCCGCGCACCGGCGCCTGCGCGTTGA
- a CDS encoding four-helix bundle copper-binding protein, whose amino-acid sequence MAQVETQRPSIQPFLPAGGPQLSDEMKACIQNCLSCSAVCLQTVTYCLQKGSKHAALEHIRLLEDCVQICKTSADFMLRGSPLHARTCGVCAEVCERCATECEKMGDDAVMKACAEACRGCAESCRKMSAMA is encoded by the coding sequence ATGGCGCAGGTGGAGACGCAGAGGCCCTCGATTCAACCCTTCCTTCCTGCCGGCGGCCCCCAGCTGTCGGACGAGATGAAGGCGTGCATCCAGAACTGCCTGTCGTGCTCGGCGGTCTGCCTCCAGACGGTGACGTACTGCCTCCAGAAGGGAAGCAAGCATGCGGCCCTCGAGCACATCCGGTTGCTGGAGGACTGTGTGCAGATCTGCAAGACGAGCGCGGACTTCATGCTGCGCGGCTCCCCGCTCCACGCGCGTACGTGCGGTGTCTGCGCCGAGGTGTGCGAGCGGTGCGCGACGGAGTGCGAGAAGATGGGCGATGACGCGGTGATGAAGGCCTGCGCCGAGGCGTGCCGCGGCTGCGCGGAGTCCTGCCGGAAGATGAGCGCCATGGCCTGA
- a CDS encoding N-acetylmuramoyl-L-alanine amidase: MTVRLPPVSTATTYRTAPAALTRTAAANTVTAPPAGLRKGDEGPKVKQLQDALVKLGYMTRAQVNTGYGTFGPKTEAAVKKFQADKKLPTTGYYGDLTHAALKKALSSGGKPPVDGPTKPPPTQGGKFPKPPVVSAPSPNYNERGGKDIDTIVLHHTASNNGAGDLAWMRNPKSEVSAHYMVDRDGKIYQLVNDQKRAWHAGKGELHGVPSDINGRSIGIEIVNDGSGKTAFTEAQYKALTQLTGYLKQEYKVPMKNIVGHADVAVPKGRKNDPAPNFDWNRLRKGIS; this comes from the coding sequence ATGACTGTCCGCCTCCCCCCCGTCTCCACCGCCACGACGTACCGTACCGCTCCGGCGGCGCTGACCCGTACCGCCGCGGCCAACACGGTGACGGCCCCTCCCGCTGGCCTGCGCAAGGGGGACGAGGGCCCCAAGGTGAAGCAGCTCCAGGACGCGCTGGTGAAGCTGGGCTACATGACGAGGGCCCAGGTCAACACCGGCTACGGCACCTTCGGCCCCAAGACGGAAGCGGCGGTGAAGAAGTTCCAGGCCGACAAGAAGCTGCCCACCACCGGCTATTACGGCGACTTGACGCACGCGGCGCTGAAGAAGGCGCTCTCCAGTGGCGGCAAGCCGCCCGTGGACGGCCCGACGAAGCCGCCGCCGACCCAGGGTGGCAAGTTCCCCAAGCCGCCCGTCGTCAGCGCGCCCTCGCCCAACTACAACGAGCGTGGCGGCAAGGACATCGACACCATCGTCCTGCACCACACCGCCTCCAACAACGGCGCGGGGGACCTGGCGTGGATGCGCAACCCGAAGAGCGAGGTGTCCGCGCACTACATGGTCGACCGCGACGGGAAAATCTACCAGCTCGTCAACGACCAGAAGCGCGCGTGGCACGCGGGCAAGGGAGAGCTGCACGGCGTGCCCAGCGACATCAACGGCCGCTCCATCGGCATCGAAATCGTCAACGACGGCAGCGGGAAGACGGCCTTCACCGAGGCCCAGTACAAGGCCCTCACCCAGCTCACCGGCTACCTGAAGCAGGAGTACAAGGTGCCGATGAAGAACATCGTCGGCCACGCGGACGTCGCGGTGCCCAAGGGCCGCAAGAACGACCCGGCGCCCAACTTCGACTGGAACCGGCTGCGCAAGGGCATCTCCTGA